In a genomic window of Nodosilinea sp. E11:
- a CDS encoding succinate dehydrogenase/fumarate reductase iron-sulfur subunit has product MQLHLKVWRQAHAHAPGQFENHTVADAHPDMSFLELLDVLNEQLIHAGAEPVEFDHDCREGICGTCGVMINGKAHGGLPQTATCQLYLRHFKDGDEITIEPWRAKGFPVIKDLVVDRAAFDRIIMAGGYISVKTGSAPEANAIPIAKVNADAAFDYAACIGCGACVAACPNASASLFTAAKVAHLALLPQGHPERQRRVLAMGDQMAAEGFGDCSNHGECQAVCPKGISIDAIATMRREYLRAMTGL; this is encoded by the coding sequence ATGCAACTTCACCTTAAGGTCTGGCGACAGGCCCACGCCCATGCTCCCGGCCAGTTTGAAAACCATACCGTAGCCGATGCTCATCCCGATATGTCGTTTCTAGAGCTGCTGGATGTGCTCAATGAGCAGCTGATTCACGCGGGGGCTGAGCCGGTAGAGTTTGACCACGACTGTCGCGAGGGTATCTGCGGCACCTGCGGGGTGATGATCAACGGCAAGGCCCACGGCGGGCTGCCCCAGACCGCTACCTGCCAGCTCTACCTGCGCCACTTCAAAGATGGCGACGAAATTACGATCGAGCCCTGGCGAGCCAAAGGGTTTCCGGTGATCAAAGATCTGGTGGTTGATCGAGCGGCGTTCGATCGCATCATTATGGCCGGGGGCTATATTTCGGTCAAAACTGGCTCTGCCCCCGAGGCCAACGCCATCCCCATCGCCAAGGTCAACGCCGATGCCGCCTTTGACTATGCCGCCTGCATTGGCTGCGGGGCCTGCGTAGCGGCCTGCCCCAACGCTTCGGCCAGCCTGTTTACGGCAGCCAAAGTAGCCCACCTGGCCCTGCTGCCCCAGGGCCACCCCGAACGCCAGCGGCGGGTCTTGGCTATGGGCGATCAAATGGCAGCGGAGGGCTTTGGCGACTGCTCAAACCACGGCGAATGTCAGGCGGTGTGCCCCAAGGGCATCTCGATCGATGCGATCGCCACCATGCGCCGCGAATATCTGCGGGCGATGACCGGGCTATAG
- a CDS encoding WD40 repeat domain-containing protein: MSIRTLTMPPESLPQGDPADESSAFELVDMATASTRTAAAKPAADASALFRPARWACAAVLTGHSSWVRSVAVSACGNFIISGSGDKTVRVWNLSTGHTMQIIEGHRAWVRAVAVSPDRTCCASVSNDSTIQLWDFATGRVLGQLGGHSSWVRAVAFSPSGKYLFSGGQDYTICVWRLSDQTLIHQFNGHTHWVRAIAVSYDGTTLISGSQDKTIRLYRLKGRGSNHVLSGHTGEVLAVDASPNNWLLASSSADCTVRFWKLNSGRETTCFKAHSAPVNAIKFSPDGKLLATASNDSTIRLWDMEQGRLINILQGHEGWVWGVDFAPDGKTLVSAGWDGTIRIWREQ, from the coding sequence ATGTCGATCCGTACCCTTACCATGCCCCCCGAATCTTTACCCCAGGGCGATCCGGCCGATGAGTCTTCTGCCTTTGAACTGGTGGATATGGCCACCGCCTCAACTCGGACTGCTGCTGCTAAACCCGCTGCCGACGCCAGTGCTCTATTCCGCCCGGCCCGGTGGGCCTGTGCCGCTGTGCTCACGGGCCACAGCAGCTGGGTGCGATCGGTGGCTGTCAGCGCCTGCGGCAACTTTATCATCAGCGGCAGTGGTGACAAAACCGTGCGGGTCTGGAATCTCTCGACGGGCCATACCATGCAGATTATCGAGGGGCATCGGGCCTGGGTACGGGCGGTAGCTGTCAGCCCCGATCGCACTTGCTGTGCCAGCGTCAGCAATGACAGCACCATTCAGCTGTGGGATTTCGCCACTGGTCGTGTCTTGGGGCAGCTCGGCGGCCACAGTAGCTGGGTGCGGGCGGTGGCCTTTAGCCCCAGCGGCAAGTACTTGTTTAGCGGTGGTCAAGACTACACCATCTGCGTCTGGCGGTTGAGTGATCAAACCCTGATTCATCAGTTTAATGGCCATACTCACTGGGTCCGTGCGATCGCGGTCAGCTATGACGGCACCACTTTGATCAGTGGTAGCCAAGACAAGACCATTCGGCTCTATCGCCTCAAGGGCCGGGGCAGCAATCATGTGCTGAGCGGTCACACTGGCGAGGTCTTGGCGGTAGATGCCAGCCCCAACAACTGGCTATTAGCCAGCTCTAGCGCCGACTGCACCGTGCGGTTTTGGAAGCTCAATAGCGGTCGCGAGACTACCTGCTTTAAAGCCCACTCGGCTCCGGTCAATGCCATCAAATTTAGCCCCGACGGCAAACTGCTGGCCACTGCTAGTAACGACAGCACCATTCGTCTGTGGGATATGGAGCAGGGTCGCCTGATCAACATTCTGCAGGGCCACGAAGGCTGGGTGTGGGGAGTCGATTTTGCCCCGGACGGGAAAACGCTGGTCAGTGCGGGCTGGGATGGCACCATTCGGATCTGGCGGGAGCAGTAG